The following proteins come from a genomic window of Edaphobacter sp. 4G125:
- the argB gene encoding acetylglutamate kinase — protein sequence MRFVVKLGGAGLEKPELLHAAGKAIAEMVADGNQVAVVHGGGVQLTRTLTQLGKKSEFISGLRVTDAETRDAALMVLAGRVNKSLVASLASHGQAAVGLSGGDGHVFRARKKKTNPDLGFVGEIAATDPRWLEAIWTMGAVPVISSIALGFDGEYYNVNADEMAAACAISTKADTLVFLTDVPGVKGADGSVMRWLTLGQIPALEKQQVISGGMLPKLNACRQALLHGVKRVRILPAESAVLLPDLCSTRVNDGTEVMVA from the coding sequence GTGAGATTCGTCGTTAAGTTAGGCGGTGCGGGCCTGGAAAAACCCGAACTGTTGCATGCCGCGGGCAAAGCGATCGCCGAAATGGTTGCGGATGGCAACCAGGTGGCCGTAGTCCATGGCGGTGGCGTGCAGCTGACGCGAACCCTGACACAACTGGGCAAAAAGAGCGAGTTTATCTCGGGCCTCCGCGTAACAGATGCAGAGACACGCGATGCTGCGCTGATGGTACTTGCCGGCCGCGTCAATAAATCTCTGGTCGCGTCATTGGCTTCGCATGGACAAGCTGCCGTTGGCCTCTCTGGTGGCGACGGCCATGTCTTTCGTGCGCGCAAGAAGAAGACCAATCCCGATCTAGGATTTGTCGGTGAAATTGCCGCGACTGATCCACGCTGGCTCGAAGCCATCTGGACCATGGGGGCTGTACCGGTAATCTCGTCGATTGCGCTCGGTTTCGATGGAGAGTACTACAATGTTAATGCGGACGAGATGGCAGCAGCCTGTGCGATTTCGACCAAAGCCGACACGTTGGTCTTCCTGACTGACGTGCCGGGGGTGAAGGGGGCTGACGGCAGCGTAATGCGCTGGCTGACGCTCGGGCAGATTCCTGCGCTCGAGAAGCAACAGGTAATATCCGGTGGAATGTTGCCCAAACTGAATGCATGCCGACAGGCACTGTTGCATGGCGTCAAGCGCGTGCGCATCCTGCCTGCGGAGTCCGCGGTACTTTTACCGGATCTCTGCTCAACACGAGTTAACGACGGAACGGAGGTCATGGTCGCATGA
- a CDS encoding arginine repressor yields the protein MKQQRHTVIRELLAKGPIASQDELRRKLAGRGFHVTQATLSRDIHELRLSKGPDGYSLSNGGDHEEDSLPEIREVLQSFGLEVRQAANLLVVMTTTGGAQPIAAGMDYEDWPEVVGTIAGDDTVLIICPDVEQATQLKTRIEGYIG from the coding sequence GTGAAACAACAACGTCATACCGTAATCCGTGAACTGCTGGCCAAGGGACCGATCGCCAGCCAGGATGAGCTACGGCGAAAACTTGCGGGGCGTGGTTTTCATGTTACACAAGCCACGCTCTCTCGCGACATCCACGAGTTGCGATTATCGAAAGGGCCTGATGGATATTCCCTCTCCAATGGAGGAGACCACGAAGAAGACTCGCTTCCGGAGATCCGAGAAGTGCTTCAAAGTTTTGGCCTTGAGGTGCGACAAGCGGCAAATCTCCTGGTGGTAATGACTACGACTGGAGGAGCGCAGCCCATTGCTGCAGGAATGGACTATGAGGACTGGCCCGAGGTTGTTGGGACCATTGCAGGAGACGATACAGTTTTAATTATCTGCCCCGATGTGGAGCAGGCGACACAGTTGAAGACGCGGATTGAAGGGTACATTGGCTAA
- the argC gene encoding N-acetyl-gamma-glutamyl-phosphate reductase, translating to MDILEKTQEAGTANAAVPRVAIAGVSGYAGGELARLLLRHPNMNGTAPLFLGRASESASAEITTIESLHPHLAGLGTKVSHAIEPFHWDRLVDTGIEILFLALPHEQSREWAPEAIQRGIRVIDLSGAWRLKEESNRAVYKLTDADPAVAAKLQQEAVFGCPELHREEIRTARLVANPGCYSTSSILALAPLVRAGVIDLERGIVCDAKSGVSGAGKAPTSKTHFMYAADNLSAYSVFGHRHTGELLEQLGLSADQIQFTPHLLPIPRGILSTVYLRLKQPMTATAITELFHNFYQGSPMVRLHATPELPQIQHIVRTNFCDLGFALDRSGERLIVVSCLDNLLKGAAGQAVQNMNLMCGWKEEEGLL from the coding sequence CTGGACATTCTCGAGAAGACGCAGGAGGCGGGAACGGCAAATGCTGCTGTTCCCCGAGTGGCAATTGCTGGCGTAAGCGGGTATGCAGGCGGTGAGCTTGCCCGCCTGCTGCTGCGTCATCCGAACATGAACGGAACAGCTCCGCTCTTTCTGGGCAGAGCCAGTGAATCGGCCTCTGCAGAGATCACCACGATTGAATCGCTGCATCCTCACCTCGCTGGGCTTGGCACAAAAGTCTCTCATGCGATCGAGCCATTTCACTGGGACCGCCTCGTCGATACCGGGATCGAAATTCTGTTCCTCGCGCTGCCTCATGAGCAGTCGCGCGAGTGGGCCCCCGAGGCCATCCAACGCGGCATCCGCGTAATCGACCTTAGCGGAGCATGGCGCCTGAAGGAAGAGAGCAACCGCGCCGTCTACAAGCTGACGGATGCTGATCCAGCGGTAGCTGCAAAACTCCAGCAAGAGGCTGTCTTCGGCTGCCCGGAGCTACACCGCGAAGAGATTCGCACCGCCCGGCTGGTTGCGAATCCGGGCTGCTACTCCACATCTTCCATTCTTGCGCTGGCTCCACTGGTGCGTGCTGGAGTCATCGATCTTGAACGTGGAATCGTATGCGACGCAAAGTCTGGTGTCAGCGGAGCCGGCAAAGCTCCTACATCCAAGACGCATTTCATGTATGCGGCGGACAACCTTTCTGCGTATTCCGTCTTTGGCCATCGCCACACGGGCGAGCTTCTGGAGCAATTAGGGTTGAGCGCGGATCAGATTCAGTTCACACCGCATCTGCTGCCAATACCCCGAGGTATTTTGTCGACGGTCTATCTGAGACTGAAACAACCAATGACAGCGACTGCGATCACGGAACTGTTCCACAATTTCTACCAGGGAAGCCCAATGGTTCGACTGCATGCCACGCCTGAGCTTCCGCAGATTCAGCACATCGTACGCACAAACTTCTGCGATCTCGGATTTGCACTGGATCGAAGCGGGGAACGTCTGATTGTCGTTTCCTGCTTGGATAACCTATTGAAAGGCGCCGCCGGACAGGCCGTGCAGAACATGAACCTGATGTGCGGGTGGAAAGAAGAGGAGGGCTTGCTGTGA